The nucleotide window aaggTTTACAACTCTATACATAGAGACtcattccttctaacttaatcaacaGTCACAATATAGTCCTAggggctttgagagttttgtGTACGGGGAGAAACGGTGAGACACAAATGTTATGTTAACACTTGCGTGGACCTCTTTTTATTTCAAGTGGATTGTGTGAGGTTACTTCTTTcgatattttgtactctcatatttatatagtgaatTGCTCATCTCCTCTTGTGGACGTAAATCGCTTGACCAAACCATGTTAAATGTTTGTATCacttttggtatatttctcgtTTCTCATTTCTCTTCTTACTCATAGACTTTTGAGGTTTGCTTGGTTAGCTTTCATATGACACCGAATTATTTTGATCAATAGTATCATTTCACATCTTTTTATGAAGCTAATATATgtttgtgctactatagatcCTTGAATTTACTCAGCACTATCCTGGACTCGCGACGCTAAAGAGTACTGAATTGTCTGCTGCAAGTTGGATGGCTGTTgcttggtatatatatatattaatcttcTTAGTcttaatgttttttttcctttgataaCTCTAGTTAAAGATGATACTGAAATGCTTTCTTCTCTCATGTTTAGTCAGtttattttacatatctaaGTGATTTGCTTTACATCATATTATTAGGTATCCAATCTACCATGTTCCAATGAAAGGAATTACCAAAAATGTTTCTGCAAGTTTTCTTACCTACCATACATTGTCATCAACTTTCCAAGGTATGTATTTTAAACTCGCTATATTTGATTAAGTTATACACACTGACAATGTAAGATTTTTTCGGTATCACTCTACCCTACTTGACTGAGTGATGTGCCTTTTGTTTTCAGATGTTGTAGAAGAGAAACCCGATGGAGAAAGGAAGGGTGAAAGTGGAATTCGTCTTAGTCCATTCGGTTTAGCGGCATACAAGATGCAAAATGATGTATGGATAAACACTCATACAGAAAAGGACTATGAAAAACTATGTGATCTTCAAAATGCTGCAGATTCATGGCTGAAGCAGCTTTCTTATAGTCACCATGACTTCAATTTCTTCACCGTGCATTCTAACATGGAGCATGGAGGTTACTCATTATGAACTCATTCACAGCCTCCGCCATCATTCTTGTTATGTTTCTTAGACGGTTTTCTCCAAGAAACTGAAACTGATGCACCCTCTTTCAATTCATTTGATGGGAGGAAATCGTTAGATTGTCTAAGATATATTTTCCTTTGTGGTTTGGGAGGATTTCGGTTTTGTACCAAAACCGTTGTAGAGCTTTGTAAACATCTCATGCAGCTCTATATTTCAACAAGTACTAAAATTTTGGGCCTAAGTCTTGGGCATTTGCTTTTCTCAACAAATTGTCACATGTTTCATCATGTTGACATTCAAACCACAACATATTAAGTCCAAGTTGTATAGAtttcaatcttcttcttttttataatcTAGAAATCTCAGAGTGCCAATGAAGCACAGGTTGGAAACTTGAATGAATGACCAGTCCATACTTCTATTATTCTCCTCTTTATCTCTAGTGTGGtatgattccatgatatgtCTAAATAACATGGCACGCGATGTTCTCTTATCACTCTATCAAAGCCTTGTGGTTGTTTATAGTTCAATCTTATTTCTAAAGGAAAACTTGGAAATATTAATTGCCAATAGTCTCCCTAGATACATATAATATCTCCACCCCTACCTAGGGTTGTTCATGATTATggtttaaaaaaacaaattgaaccGCAATTCAAACCAAATcgattaaaaaattaatatttggtttggtttgatttagtTAGGTTTggtttaaaattttgaaaactgATCAtactatttgatttggttttggttCTACTAAAAATCAAccgcaaaaataaccaaaccaaaatattaaattagatatataatttttatatttattcatataCTAGTAGAGACtgattgaaattttgaaatggacaaaatcaaacacaaattgctAGTAACCTAAATTCGAGATTTGCTTCAACATGGTACTAAACTTCAAACTTTGCCAGAAGAgggaagaagaaaacaattatgTGGTATCCAAATTCTGAATCTATGGTTATTCAAGTCAATTTCATTCACACTTTTATCCCTAATTAGCTTAAATGGATAGCGAATGGGAGCACGAGTTTTCCGATAGAATgctgaaaaatttatattaaatcatCTGTGTTACTAATCCGACTTGGAATCATTCTCTCTAGTGTGCAAACGATTTCTTGTTTTCACCAATTGTGCACGCCTTAGTTCATCTTTGATCAACTCCCCTATGCTCATCTAGAGTACCAAATCTAAACTCATTCAccgatattttattattaatttcatttgtCTTAGTAATTTCAGCAATGAGCTtgatttgttttcttgttgATCTTGCAAAGTATGTTTCATATACATCCAATCTTGAACAGCTTGATATTTTGAATCACAAAATATTACCCTTTAAGTGGTTGGAGTTGGGGCCGAAATTAAAGGGATTTAGATTTTGACCTTTATGAATCTCACTCTTTCGCGTGACTCTAATTTTTATGTTATAACAAAGTTGTTTCGATTTTGGAAAGAGCTATGTATTAGCTATCCAAGTATCGATTATGTTTTGGATTCTGTATATATTTCTTCAGAGGCTAGCAATTTGGCCGTGACTGATTATGGGGCCGAGGTTTGTCGGTGAATTTGAGTAGTTTGCGTATGATCAATGTTTTTGGGAATCATTAGCTTACTAATAGGCAGTCCTAAACCTCATTGCTCTTTAATATGTGAAGAAGGAGGAAGTAATTGAAATCCTCTTAAGTAAGTATATATCTAGGCTTTCTTGTACAATTgctttatgatttttttttttgtttttgttgaaatGTATGTTTGGCCACTGCTTTGAGTTGTCAATTTATTGTATGATTGGTGATTTTATGATcctaacttgaattggaagCATTTAAGAGATTTCTTGGTGTTAATTCCTTTATATAAGAACTAGGTAAATTACATGTGCTTCGCACGAGACTGAACTCTTTTACTAAGCTCTTTATGATTATTCAGTAATATCCGTATTTTCGATACATACTCCACATTTTATCTTAAGGCAAAATATTCCCCTGAAATTTTAAAGTGTTATATTAATAACATAAGCGTAAACTAATGGcgataaaaaaatataccaggatctgtaacaatagaatgaaacaaaaaggaaaaaatcgagctcactgaatgcacaatgtccACTTAAGAAAATCATTTCCCTCTAGTACTCAAGGTTTAAAGAAATAGATTTCCTCAGGATAGAACGATtctattcaccagtgtattgatacaaatacAATGGGGTAGTAAGCCACTCAACAGGAAcaaagtacacgaatatttatttatgcaaaagaagaagttcaaaattttcgttgttttaaaatgagaggaaatccctctatttatagacaacaaaaggCAGTCccaacaaatgtttattgtgctttatcggaaaggtcacaactctttggaaaagttacaaaccttcggaaaggtcacaacctatcataaaagtcacaaatcttcataaaagtcacaacttttcattaaagtcgcaacccttcataaaagtcacaacgtTTCATGAAAGAGGAAtgctagttttgaaaataaataaatttaaaagagaatcctgatttgtggtggcgccacgtaggcgggcctaggattctcttttatatatatatatatgattatttataaataaaatataaatattttgttaaattttaattaaataagtctttaactttaccaAACACTTTAGCCCAACTATAACAATCTTAAGTCCAAGTTCATCAAACTCCATTTGTCTtattgaatcactttgttcaTATAATGATTACTCCAGTATTGTTTAATTGCTTAATTAAACCGACGGTAGCTTTTCTGTGAATTGTTCATGTATTAGGTGTTTGTGTCTATCAAGACATGTAAgtcatcaaaaaaattaatactttCAAACTGAATAAACCAaaaaaactgaaccaaacctacggttattttttttgtttgatttggttggttttagaaattttaaaaaaccgtctagattgatttgattttgattttaataaataaccTATTCAAACCGAACCACGAATACCCCTACCACTACCACGTACCTGAGCACGCTTTTCTCTATCCTAATCCTCCTTCCGCGCTCTCAACTTTATTCACTTCAGCCAAACTACAAAATCTTTGGAAACTGGTGGCGACTAAAAGAAAAGATCTGGGGTGTGTTCTATATGGAGAACAATTTCTCATCTTCTATTGGtcaaaaattatagaaaatatttttctctatgaaaccaagttagaaaaaaaaaagatgtctttagtaaaaataggaaaaacaaGTTTTACAAGTAGCATTCTACATTAATTGTGTCCTCCTAATTCTCTAACACGCTTCATCTTCAATTCAACCAAATAGTCCCCATCCTCACCACCCCTATCCCTAACCTACCTCTCATGGTACTTATTTAGATTGCATACACATGTTTttaggataatattttttttgtttacgtACCGAACACAGAAAAATAAGTAACAAATTATGTTATTCTCGTAGGAAACATTTCCTTTGTACAGAACACAACACTCCTAAAAGGCTTTAAGTTGTACAGATGTTTCAAtcctataaaaaataattcacattttaaaattgaaacttCAATGCCACAATCTGTTACTTTGAATATCAGTAGTAACTAAAAACTCAGATATTTAGCTACCAAACTGGAAATTACAATTTCACTTCACCTTCCATCCCTCATCTACCTCATAGAGTTTGGAGATCAATTGATATTATCGTCGATCAAAACTAAACAAAAGGATAGAGAAGTACCAACATTCCAATCCCAAcaaagaaattaataaaaacatttaagcCCCGACTCAAAttcaaagagaaaattataattGAGAAGGTAGAAGTACCACATAAGCACGCTATTGTTGTTTATGAACATATTCAAAGAAGCAGAACTTTATTGCTTCATCCAAAACAAAGGAATCCGAACTTGCTTTACGAGAAACCACTACTAATCAATTACCTTACAACTCTATTCGTTTTTctgtatttcaaatttcaattaagCTATGGTTCTTTCTTTTCCAGATTCTGTATGGAAAACTTAGCAATTTATAGAAAGAAAAGGCTTATCTATTACAGAAAAAATAAGAGGACGCTAATGTATGTTATTATACAGATATGAAACTAGAGGTACAATGAGTTATCGTACTTTCAGGTTAACATGTTAATAAAGTTGGAAACTGTATTATACCTCCACCAAGAAAACATGTGGAAGAGAATTGATGGTATCTTTAACCACATATCAACGATATATATTTTGACAAAAGCTGTTTGAGGTTTTGGTTCCTCTGTGATGATAACATAAACACGAATTTAGTAAAGACTCATTCTTGGGATACAGTTGCTGGAATGTCAAAAGGAGAGCAAAGGTTCACATTTTccaagtgaaaataataaagaagcTAACAGCCTTATCACCTAGTAGAACTTGAGAAAATCACTCAATACCAACCTACCACAGAACCACAAACCATTGAAATGCAAGGAATGCAAAAGGACAAAAAGGAGGTAGATGATAGATAGTTGCCACTTACTAAAGTCGATGTCTTATTAAACTCAGTTCCCATCATCTCCATGACTCCTCAAAGGCGCAAAGAAGTTCGGTAGACATAATCCAGCAACTTATAACAGTCACACAGTACATTCTAAGAAAAAATCGTCTCCCcagatttctttttcttttagataATGCAAAATTAAATACATTAACAAAGCGCCAAGAAGGTGCTGCAAAAATACATACAACAGAGTACAAAGATCAATTTATTTCTCAGCTGCCGAGAAACATTTCACTCTTAAAACAGGAATTAAACAACTATGCCGGCTTAAAGCTTAAAAGTCATTCACCGTAAAACTTCACAGATGGAGACATTAAAACTATGCACAACTTTAAGATGTATAGTTTTAGGATAACCACAAAATTCTATAAGCTAAAATTTATGGCCTTTTCGGTCTTATCATCATACCCAAGAGTTGATTACCAATAATGCAACTAATGTTTGGCCAGTTTGGGATTAAAGTGCCTCCTCCATCTCACTTCTTATATGCCAATACATGTAGAAGATTTAAGAGGTTTACTCTTTAAGACATTATAATTTCCTAAAAGTATCAATTGAATATGTTCATTTACTTGAAAGTAGTAATACATTGGTAAGCTTTTATTATTTATCATAGAGTCGCGCTAGAGAATTGAACAAATAGTCTCACTTCAACATTGATTGTTTCATCATTTGGTATCTCATtctatacaacaacaatatggGGTTTGGGAGGGTAGAGCGTTAGCAAAGTTAACCTCAACTCAGAGTTATAGATGGTTTCCGATAAATACTCAGCTCAAGGAAAAACAGTGCAAAGAATCCCAGAAAAAGACTTAACGGAAGTACAAGAAATACAAATCAACATTTAATTTCACTTTAATGAACACCATTAGAAGAAATATGTCATGAATGCAAATACGCAGACAATTATATATCCAAAATTCAAACACATAATTTacgaaaaataattattattatatcaaatatataGTTCGTAGGGGACGAACACTAGATGAAGAAGATATACGACTTACCTGTTCACAGGCCTAGGTCCTTCCTAAATGTCACACTTTGCTTCTTTCAAACTAATTGGAATATCAGATGATAACAAAAATCGAAGATAGTAACAAAACAATACGATAATAAAGGATAGTCAGTGAAATCAAAGGACAAGAAACTAGGACAAGTAATATTTTGTGCAGAGAATATACAGTTGTTCTACATGGGGTAAAAAGGGGTTTTGCAGAACACTCAAATTACATAGAAACACAATTTCAATAAATTGAGTCATATCagatacaaaattaaaaaaagattcaCTGGGTTTGAGATTTAGGTTTAGAAATAGGAAAAGGAGGCAAGCGCAAGAGAGCTTCCTCAGTCTCAATTGGATCTGATCTGAGTATCTACAAACATAAATAAACAAAGCAAAGATGGTTAATTGAGAAGGAAGTTAACAGAGAATGAAATGGAGAAGTTAACGCTTACTGGGTCTTGAAGAAGTGGCTTTGTGTCATCTTTTGCGGGTCTGAAAGCGGGTTTTGTCATCTTCTTCACTTCGTTTTTGCCATTACTGTTCATGCTTGATTCCTCGCCGCCCTTCATATCCTTTTTTACTCTGTTctaaattaaaaacaaagagCTCCTTAAGTGGTTTGgcttaaaaaaacaatttttaaaaaataactttttaaagtgctagaacttatttttaaaataaatagttatgtgtttggataaaagtgttgcagttgaaaaaaaaattgttaatgtgtttggcaaataagtgctggtaaacactttttttatcaaaatgtctgaaatacccttaaatttgttaacatgataaaaagttgattaattcaaagtttttatacttaaaacaaaattaatttatattttatatccataagtaataatattttcccatcattcacatatttctttatcATCACAAATGATttataagaggaatataaatttattatttaagttaattttatatacGTAACTTATtgtagattttaaaaatatataatttgaataaatcAAAGGAaagatttaagatttattttagttacattcataagtaataataattgTCTATCATTCACACATTTCTTTGTCatcacaaattatttataagaggaatataaattaattgtttaaattaattttatatgtgcaacttattttagattttaaaaatatataatttaaatagatCACTTGAaagatttaagatttatttaatttcattcataagtaataataattgTCTATCATTCACATACTTCTTTACCACCACAAATTACttataagaggaatataaattcatatttcagaaataataataataatagtaatagtaatagtaatagtaatagtaatagtaataataataataataatagtaatagtcagttgttttaatcaactgtttatttgatattttatcaaACCAgccataattataaatagtttttatattcactttcggaatagtccatttgtttaacaaatcaaggttttgaggtatatctacctcttctaACCGAGtacttttaatttcttcttgatccataaaagagagactatatctatgccgaaattcttcacatcaattatatatatatataccatgaaagttcctaggctctgataccaacgatacaggatcactgacctggcggtggtccgcccagtcatagatcaaacaagtcaatatccttagaggtagtccaactacataagaaNNNNNNNNNNNNNNNNNNNNNNNNNNNNNNNNNNNNNNNNNNNNNNNNNNNNNNNNNNNNNNNNNNNNNNNNNNNNNNNNNNNNNNNNNNNNNNNNNNNNNNNNNNNNNNNNNNNNNNNNNNNAAGAAATTTCATaaaagagacctcatgaggtctctttCTGGCagtttattttttagaaatgcAGTAAAGAGACCTCACAAGGTCTCTTTCCTGCAGTTTATATTTTAGAAATGCAGTAAAGAAGGTCATATAGCGGCCTCGTAAGGTCGctttttgaatttgtttttttatttctttcataaaagagacctcatgaggtcgctttttattttttatgttttaattaaatcaaccTCATAAGGTCTccatttagaaatttaaaaaaattctataaagAGAATGGACCTCACGAGGTctctatttttaaatataaaataaaaataaataatataatagtgACCTCATGAGGCCAcgtttattaaaaataaaacaaaagtaaattataaaattgcGACCTAATGAGGtctctttttctaataattcgAAAAATTTATTGGCGGCCTCGTGAGGTCTCTAATTggcgacctcatgaggtctctaCACAAAAGCCACCTACATTATAGCGACCTACCGTTGAGGTCTCTTTTTTGGtctcttttttaagaaaagagacctcatgaggtctcttttTTAAGTCtctttttgcaatttttttagtagtgtatggatcaagaagaaattaaaagtgTTCGGTtagaagaggtagatatacctcaaaaccttcatttgttaaacaaatggatTATTCCAAAAGTGaatataaaaactatttatgattatggttggtttgataaaatctcaaataaaCAGTTGATTAAAACAACTGAGCAATCTTTGGCGTTAAACTCGTCAGAACAAACTATTCGCTTATTAAATAAGCGTgatattgaattttataaatatcaatataaattcttacatattggcatggttcaaattGCTTTCAAGCCTTTgactcttaaagggttaccaTAAACTTTCTTAGCTGCTCTTCGTGACGCGAGAAATCTTAATTTTCGACAGTCTTTGATGGGTTCGATAGAATCTACAGTGGCCTATGGCCCAGTTTATCTTAATGCTCAGCCAAATTTGCAGTTATCTTTGACTGATTCTAATATCTTAGATGTTTTAACTTTGAATGTTAAGACGCATGGTTATAACTATGCAGCTGGTTCTGAATTAATCTATTTGTCTTATAGaatctattttaaattacttgCTACTTTGAATCCTAGATGTAAGTTGTATAATACATCTGATAAAACTATTTTAGTAGAAACTAATTTCGCCAgatctaaggtcactactagaagacctataaaatgggaagaaattaattttcctactaCTTGGATTCTAGATTATGTTATACCCCCTGAACAACGGACAGATGCTGTCACCAAttctgaatattctcatattagtcaaaatttcgATGAAAAAATTTGTATgcagtttgatgaaaaaagtattccttatagtagacattcttttgtttctgatagaagactggctattcaacatatttctccGATAGAACCTTGTTATGGTCCAGCTAGAAATCGAGCTGCTTCATTGCATACTTTATCAACAGTTATATttgcagaaaaataaaatattaaaattgatccTCGGTTAAACATTGTTCAAACAAATGATAAATCATTTGATGTTTCTGATAAAGATATTCCTTCTGTATTCGAGatggattttaatcttaatgatgCTTAATGATGAGAGTAtgtcaaattgattttagttcAGGTTCACTggcaaaaaaatatattcaaaatgaatttttaaatgaaaaatggaaccggtttaaaacttggttttttgacacttatagtaaagaagatttaaataatatttctcaagagttttatgaaacttgtgcattacataatcatattatgttctttgtgccttggtttataaccacttatttaccttattcatcaacgttcttgaaggatcttacaaagatgaatcaggtaaaattattcaatccatttatcctcctcaagctccgtttattttaccaaataatactggtattacttttactgcttttcataaatttattgataatgaggTGGCCGCAGTAAGTATTAATGAAATTAACCgacttatttctcaaaataattatttgggtttGTATGTTAAAGTCATTGGTGAACATATTTATTCTCTAGATAAGAAGTTAGATATTCTAACTAATTTGATTATTCAAATTTATTACAAGTTAAAATCAGCGAAACAAGTCTCTGAACAGGCTTTTACATCCAAACAACCCGATGTCCCTATTCAAAGACCTCctgagattcaggattttattCTTAGACCTCTTCATGATCTTGAAAGCCTTTTAGATAAAAAGTTTTCAGAATTTGGTGCAAGTGCGAAACTGATTAGCCTCACTGAAGATTTTGTAGATGAAATGGAAGTCACTTTCGATTTCAAGACACAAGTGGAAATTgaagttaataaacttcatggttatctaaagaagaatagtggtaatacGTATGCTAGAAAACCTAGTATGCAAACTTACTATTATCCTAGACCAactcctcaagatgttttaATAAAGGAAAGAGATTGGAATCAAACAACACCTCTTATAGTGGAAGcgagatttatgaatggaatctcgaTGGTCTGACTGATAGACAATTAACTATTTTAGTTCAtaggatgcttatgtatgctaccATCTGCAAGAGCGTTAATAACATGGACAGGACTATTTGCAAAATGATAATTGCAGGTTTTACGGGTCAATTAAgaggttggtgggataattatatgacCCTTGATGCAAAGGCAGCAGTCATAAACGCTAAGGCTACGGCCGAAGGAGTTGATAACCTAGGATTTGCTTTagttaaaattacaaaaaacgTTGTTTATACTTTAGTCTTGACCATCCTAGAACATTTTAGTGGTGGATTTACCAATTAATATGAAACCATTAGATCTTTACTAAATGGTCTTAGATGTTTAGgtgagtttagatggtataaagacacTTATTTAAGTCGGGTAATGAAACTTTCCGAAAATGGCTTAGAATTCTGGaaagccaaatttattgatgattaaccttctttatttgcagaaagagtGAAAAAGACTCTTAGAGATCCGCAAGGAATTATTCcctataataattttacctatgGAAAGCTTATTGGGGCTTGTACGCAAGAAGACATAATTTTGTAcaatgagttaaaactctcaagacagctaaagatggataagcttagagaaaagtcTCAATTGGGAGATTTTTGTACTCAGTTCGATTTACCAGATGCTTCTAAAGGTACTaaccaagaaacttctaaatcagaatctcatagatctcatcataagaaaagaagatctaggagaaggactagagaagaaagagatgagcgtagggctcatcgtaaatctcatagatttaccaAGAATAGATCATGGTGAGATCTTGAtaagattaagtgttataaatgtggaaaatttgggcatataggtccaaattgtaagctagaaaagcttaagactctagaacttgatgatgatattcaagagaagatttatagttttctatatacttctggttcagaatcagattatgatgattctgaagcaagttatgcAACAGAGGTTGAGCAACCTGAGTCTTCTAAGGTTCATCAAGATTTGAATAATGCTTGCAAATGTCATGGTGATGTTTGTCACTGCGAACATGATGATTTCTACAAGCTACAATCTCAGTTCGAAGATATGAATATGTTTACTATCACTGCAgacaatgtgatagaacttctaaaGGAAGTTACCGATAATACTCTTCGTGAAAAAATCATTCAATTGGCTGCTAGTAAAGCTAGCTATTCAACTAGTATTCCTAGTGATAAAGAGGTTAAAGATGAATTTAATTATTCTGCTCCTTACTCCttgtctgaagttcataatagactctTTTCTAAACAAATCATGGTTATTCGTGATACctgttttgatgatttaaaaggagaaattgaacatttgaaagaagaaattaaatttcttaaacaaaatcatattatttatgataaccgtcttactcagattgagtctgctaatagcaaaggaaaaaataaggcTGACGAATCTACtgctgaagaaaatactcttgccaacactttgaatatcgatccgaaacaaaatatgtttttaggaatgatgcaaattgttacagctcataaatggtatgttaaatgtactatattaattgataatactttttctataactaacattACTATGATTGATAATGGCGCTGATGtgagttgcattcaagaaggtcttgtacctactaaatatttttttaaaaa belongs to Solanum stenotomum isolate F172 chromosome 1, ASM1918654v1, whole genome shotgun sequence and includes:
- the LOC125847758 gene encoding uncharacterized protein LOC125847758 is translated as MWNSNGDEYFTLRDLWDCYEEWSAYGVGAPIYLKDDNESVIQYYAPYLSAIQIYTVKSASSLIRNSSSGDHDVDFEMESWSDASENSEKLSRTISNNSISADSCFELDASRDRLGYLYFQYSETCSPFWRIPFSDKILEFTQHYPGLATLKSTELSAASWMAVAWYPIYHVPMKGITKNVSASFLTYHTLSSTFQDVVEEKPDGERKGESGIRLSPFGLAAYKMQNDVWINTHTEKDYEKLCDLQNAADSWLKQLSYSHHDFNFFTVHSNMEHGGYSL